One genomic window of Cercospora beticola chromosome 5, complete sequence includes the following:
- the FYU1 gene encoding putative UTP--glucose-1-phosphate uridylyltransferase — translation MTANPAESRQVQVQRWWGSSFLVLWATINNPKTTTAPRPRPALFHPPSLLPVPLTSTSTSEGILTSSLRDIHHSFINTQTADMASVIKDALPSRLKPGNGEAEGRHHGKSQSHVAFENTSTSVAASQMRNALNNLADGVTDPKEKKRFETEMDNFFALFRRYLNDKAKGNEIDWNRIAPPKPEQVVDYNSLGNSESVEFLNKLAVLKLNGGLGTSMGCVGPKSVIEVREGMSFLDLSVRQIEYLNRTYDVNVPFVLMNSFNTDSDTASIIKKYEGHNIDIMTFNQSRYPRILKDSLLPAPKSAGSKIADWYPPGHGDVFESLYNSGILDKLLERGVEILFLSNADNLGAVVDLNILQHMVESKAEYIMELTDKTKADVKGGTIIDYEGQARLLEIAQVPKQYVNEFKSIKKFKYFNTNNIWMNLRAVKRVVENNELAMEIIPNGKSIPADNKGEADVSIIQLETAVGAAIKHFHNAHGVNVPRRRFLPVKTCSDLMLVKSDLYTLKHGQLVMDPNRFGPAPLIKLGGDFKKVSNFQSRIPSIPKILELDHLTITGAVNLGRGVVLKGTVIIVATEGSTIDIPPGSVLENVVVQGSLRLLEH, via the exons ATGACTGCGAACCCTGCAGAGTCGAGGCAGGTGCAGGTGCAGCGATGGTGGGGCAGCAGCTTCCTGGTGCTCTGGGCAACGATAAATAATCCCAAGACTACCACcgctcctcgccctcgccctgCTCTCTtccatcctccttctctctTGCCTGTCCCTCttacttcgacttcgacaagTGAGGGAATTCTGACCTCATCACTGCGGG ACATCCACCACTCTTTCATCAACACACAAACCGCAGACATGGCCTCCGTCATCAAGGACGCACTGCCATCGCGCCTGAAGCCAGGCAATGGCGAGGCCGAGGGCCGTCACCACGGCAAGTCTCAATCCCACGTG GCTTTCGAGAACACCTCCACATCCGTTGCTGCATCCCAGATGCGCAATGCCCTCAACAACTTGGCAGACGGTGTCACCGACccaaaggagaagaag CGATTCGAGACCGAGATGGACAACTTCTTCGCTCTCTTCCGCCGCTACTTGAACGACAAGGCCAAGGGCAACGAGATCGACTGGAACCGCATTGCTCCACCAAAGCCAGAGCAGGTCGTTGACTACAACAGCTTGGGCAACTCCGAATCTGTCGAGTTCCTGAACAAGCTTGCCGTCCTCAAGCTCAATGGTGGTCTCGGTACCTCCATGGGCTGTGTTGGTCCCAAGTCTGTCATCGAGGTCCGTGAGGGCATGTCCTTCCTCGACCTGTCTGTCCGCCAGATCGAATACCTCAACCGCACATACGACGTCAACGTCCCATTCGTGCTGATGAACTCCTTCAACACCGATTCCGACACCGCTTCCATCATCAAGAAGTACGAGGGCcacaacatcgacatcatgaCCTTCAATCAATCGCGATACCCACGTATCCTCAAGGACTCGCTCCTCCCTGCCCCCAAGTCCGCCGGTTCGAAGATCGCCGACTGGTACCCACCAGGACACGGTGACGTTTTCGAATCGCTCTATAACTCCGGCATCCTCGACAAGCTCCTCGAGCGCGGTGTCGAGATCCTTTTCTTGTCCAACGCAGACAACCTCGGCGCCGTCGTCGATCTGAACATCCTGCAGCACATGGTGGAGTCAAAAGCAGAGTACATTATGGAGTTGACGGACAAGACCAAGGCCGATGTCAAGGGTGGTACCATCATTGACTACGAGGGCCAGGCTCGTTTGCTCGAAATTGCTCAAGTGCCAAAGCAATACGTCAACGAGTTCAAGAGCATCAAGAAGTTCAAGTACttcaacaccaacaacatcTGGATGAACCTGCGTGCCGTCAAGCGCGTGGTGGAGAACAATGAGCTCGCCATGGAGATCATCCCCAACGGCAAGAGCATTCCAGCGGACAACAAGGGCGAGGCGGATGTTAGCATCATCCAGCTCGAGACCGCTGTTGGTGCTGCCATCAAGCACTTCCACAACGCTCACGGTGTCAACGTGCCGCGTCGCCGCTTCTTGCCAGTCAAGACATGCTCCGATTTGATGCTCGTCAAGTCCGATCTCTACACGCTGAAGCACGGTCAGCTGGTGATGGATCCTAACAGATTCGGTCCCGCACCACTCATCAAGCTTGGTGGCGACTTCAAGAAGGTCTCCAACTTCCAGTCCCGCATCCCGTCGATCCCCAAGATTCTCGAGCTCGACCACCT